The genomic interval cctttttaacTGGGCTCCTCCCTCCAAATCCAGGCTGCTGTATTTATGAGAAACCTCGGGCCTTTGGCGAGAGCTCCACGGAGAGTgacgaggaggaagaggagggctgTGGTCATACACACTGTGTACGGGGCCACCGCAAAGGACGGCGTCATTCAACCCCAGGACCAagccccaccacccctccccagcctcctgacccctcccagccccctccaggGCCAATGCAGCACTAAATTCCTCTCTGCCCCACCATTCCTGTGTCTGTCTGGCCCTGAATGTATTCATGTGGCTACTCGGGGACTTAACCCATGGTTTGGTCCCttctccagccccctcctcccctctcctctgcctgatagagggaagagggggaggagggtggacaGAGATCCTGGAATTCTGACTTGCTGCTATTCCAGAACCCAGGCTTCTGGGTTCCCCCAGCCCTCATTTCTGCCTCCTCTCTTCAGGGATCCAGGCATCTTGGTCCCAGTCTTTTCCCTTTGTTCTCACTGCCAAACTACCTGTCCTGTGATCTAATTATCTTGGCCCCTTGCACTCTCTACTTGAGTTCCAAACAGTTAAATTGGGTTTCCAACAGCCccag from Delphinus delphis chromosome 10, mDelDel1.2, whole genome shotgun sequence carries:
- the PPP1R11 gene encoding E3 ubiquitin-protein ligase PPP1R11 → MAEAGAGLSETVTETTVTVTTEPENRSLTIKLRKRKPEKKVEWTSDTVDNEHMGRRSSKCCCIYEKPRAFGESSTESDEEEEEGCGHTHCVRGHRKGRRHSTPGPSPTTPPQPPDPSQPPPGPMQH